The Anopheles maculipalpis chromosome 3RL, idAnoMacuDA_375_x, whole genome shotgun sequence genomic sequence TTTTATCTTTCAGTGTTCGAGGAACGTTTTATGTCCGTACGTCGCGTGTTCCTCCGTATGGGCTTGGCCAACACACGAAAAGTAGTGAGCCCAGCGTCTAAGATGTTCAGCTGCTGGTCAGAGCCTATCAAACCTATTTGGTGAGAGCAATACTTGTATAACCGGTCCTCAGCAATCAAAACGACCCCTCGTACAGTGAACGTCGAGTGCTCAGTGACACGAACAGCACAGATACAGACGGATCTCTGGTGTCGGATTGAGAGCGCTGGGttgtatatgtgtatgtgtctttattataattttaagtTCGTTTTAAATGACTGAGTTTATTTCCTAGAAAATGGATGAGTCTTTTACGCTTTGTGTATTGTTTGATAGTATCGTAGTTGAGAGTATCGCACTACACACAGCAGCGATACAATTATCATTAGCATGATGCAATATCACTCGACCGACTTACCGATGAACtttaaacgatttaaaaaaacgtttcCATAGGCAATGTCGTGTGCAAATTATCTAACAACCGcagtaaaatatttgaacagGAAAGTTTACATCAAAAATGAAAGTTTTACCTTACACCtaatttgataaataaattttgtaaacataaataatgctATCTTTTGCTATCTATGCTATTGCTTTTGCTATCGCAAAAGATACGAAATAGCAGATACGACACACGACACGGACACGACACAGACATGCGACGTATTTTCAAACAACAGAAACCAAATCATTATTGCTAAGCATTGCGCACGTTTATTAATTAAGCCTCGTATGTGTATCGAATGTcgtttggaaaattattttcatcccACAAACTGCCAACCACTCAGTATATGAGTGGTTGGTTTCAACTTCCTTCCCAACCTCCCCAATGGGACATTCGTTTCAATGAGCACGGTGTTTGGTTGGTCAATTTGGCGAATTAATCAACTTCGTTTCAATTGAAAATGCACGCCATTTACGtacacgaagaaaaaaaaaagtcacaaaGACTTGGAGTCTATATCGGGAAGTTGTTTTTAGCGATAATAGGCACTTGTTTCGTGACCGCATCACTGTACGGAAGCACACAACCTCATGGATTTCGTTTCCCGCTTGGTGCGATATGGTTTTGTGGTGCTATTTGCACTTGCCATCGAATCGTCGGCCGATTTGAATTATGACAAAGAGCTGCAGGAAGTGAAAATGTACTTCGTTTCACCGTGGGAAGTATCTTCTGAAGCCGTTGGTAATTCCTTTCCTCTCCAAataatgtattatttttgtctttgtttccttctattcttcttcctgTGAAGAGCATTACAGGATGAGATGGAAGCGGAATCATTTGTACCGTACCAAGAATTTGATGTACGCAAAGAGCTGAAGGTGTTAATCCATGGTTGGATTTCCGATCGAACCAATAACTCGATAACTCCCGTTCGGACGGCTTATCTGGCGCAGGATGCACACAACTTGCTGGTAGTCGATTGGTCAACAATTTCCTTCCTGTCATATGGAACTGCCCGCGATTTAGTTCTACCAGTCGCGAATATCGTTGGGAATAGTTTAGCAAATTTCATACAACGATTAGGCATCGAACTCAGTCAGGTGCACGTAATTGGCCATAGTCTCGGTGCGCACATTGCGGGCAATGTGGGACGTCATTTTGGTGGACAGCTAAGGCGTGTGACGGCACTTGATCCGGCGAAACCAAAGTTTAAGCCCGAATCGAATGATGCTGTTGGACCCGATGTTGCACAGTTTGTTGACGTTATCCATACTGACGGGCTTACGCTGGGTGAGGACATTGTAAGGGGACATGTCGATTTTTTCCCAAACGGTGGCATAGCACCGCAACCCGGTTGTGAAGTTCTCGACATCATCACACTACGTACGTAGTAGAAGTATTCCGGAAATACTGCATTCGCCATACAGAGAGGCGTACATCATCCTGAGTGACTCGTTTGATTCCTCCACAGATGGGTGCAGTCACTTCCGTGCACCCGCATTCTTTGCGGAATCGATTCAGCTTCCGAACAACTTTATTGCCTGCGCTTGCAGCCGGGAAGAAATTTACAGAAAGGACGAGATCTGCCTACCGGATGCTCGTGAAACATCCTTGCGTGAGTGTGTTGCAATGGGAGAATCATTAGACCCTGGGTTAGTAAACGAACTAAGTAGAGTTATGTGCCGTAATAAGCAGCATTGCACAGAGCTACAAGATATATATTTTATCTTTCAGTGTTCGAGGAAcgttttatgtccatacagcGAGTGCGCCTCCGTACGGGCTTGGCTATAACACGAAGAGTGAGCCCAGCATCTAAGATGTATAGCTACCGACACGTGCCTGCCCAACCTCTGCGTGTAGTTGATTATGGCAGGCAACATGCAACCAGACATTCGCCCATCGCTCTGCACGCGCTACAAAGGTAGAGTGGGTCAGTGGATTATTTCTGAAACTAAGGTACACATTAACTTCCCCCCGAGGCTAATCTTGTTGCTAATGGAGGCATTATCGACATGTCAAGCTATTTTCAAACCTTAACAAGACATGATGTCGTCAATTTAGGTAATCAATATACCTTCGTTTCGTCGCCTTTTTTCGTGTAGTGGGTTGTGTCATTCAATTTAGAGGAAGAGTGGGGGTGGAAAATCTACAGCGGGGCATTCTGCTTCTAAAGAACAATATACCTGTAGTAAATTAAACTAGAGCAATATAACAAGTCCAATGAGAAACAATCGGAGCGGATTACATTTAGCGGATTTTGCCTGAAAGTGATCAAGAAATTTATAGTAAgaataaataactaaatataACTAAAGAATTGCGAATAATGGCACTCATGGGTCCTTAACCGAATTCATTTCtgtatttattcattccaaagTTTTCAgatcttttgttttacttctgtaaaagaaaaacccagcGTTACATATACCAATAAATTGGAACAAGtttagaaaacaaacacaccacatCCACCATCCATGGCTCGGTTCCTGCTATCCAAATATTGTACGATTTATCCTTATAATTATACTCACCATTTTGTAATacatctctctctccctcttttgtCCCATTATCCAATGCTAAGTCGACGATACtgagttcacacacacacctcaaaCAGCAAGTAGCaagtaaaacatttattgTCATGAGAACAAAACCATTTCCAGACGATCTTAAAAGCAAATCTGGAAGCACGATTCAATTCCAAGAATTGGGCTCATCCCCTGCTGGGAAGGTTGCGTGTATGCCCTTGAGTGTGTCGTCAAGATAATTCGCTAATACCTTTACCATTTACGGTGAGATGTAAAAAGCGATACACTTTTGCTCTAGCGGTGCCGAATCGTTCATACCAATCTCCCGTTGGTGAAGCAGTGAAGAATTTGTATTTATCCAGGGATCTTGTAAGCATTACGCATCTAAAGGATACCAAAAATTGTACTGTAtacattcttcttttttttttattccattctaTATCATGTTCACACATAAAGCAACGTTAAGTATGCATGTCGTTACATTGTAACACATTTCCTATCATCAGGGATGGACCAAACATGAGCCACACGGGAACACTTAATGTGCTCATCTCGTTCACGCATACGCATAGATTCCGGCACTTTCATACATGCAGGCCACAGTATCATTACAGGAAATATACTTCAGTTGCACAGTTTCATTTTATCAAACGTTGCTATCTTCTTAAAAAATACTGCTCACTTTAAATTGTACAAATGTAATCTTCTGTAGGAAACCCATTTTCATTCGACAGTCGGTCAATCATTCAAGTCCCTTTAGCCTACGATGAACGCCGTTAGTCAGTAGTGGTTTCACAGCATCAGGGAAGGTTCATGATCGGTGGATCCGCGTAGTCCTTCCACAGCATTGTTTCGGCGGTGCGATTCGTTGTGGTGGTAGTTGTGGTGGATAGCATCGGCGTGCTGGTACGCCTCAGGGCAAGATTTCCATATGCTCGCAAAAGTTCtgtaatcatattgataattaatttttcatcagCCTCACACAAAAATGTAAGCTCATAAGCTTCTTATGTAACAGCTTTTTGCTAAGACACCAATTACTTATTGCGGTCAACACGTTTGTTAGCGACAAATGTAGCAACAATTCATACTATCGATGTTGATTGTAAGGTGTTATTACGTAACAAGTGAATTGAAATAACCGACACTCCTGCCACTAGCAATGCAGATGCTAAATTACGAAGAATTTAACCGCTGTGTAAGCGCTATTGAAATCGCAGCCTTTTTCCCTGTGTGAAGCTCATATTTTTACTGCATTACCATGTCCTTGTAGTGCTTCTCGCTACCGTTGGGTGTTGCAATGCACTCAAATCAAGTCATACGTCACACGACAGCAAACAACTACACAGGCAACAGCGAATGAAAATGCGTACCCTTTGCTACATAATACCTGATTGAGTACCGCAACCACTGATCGGTTCCTGGTTTACTCGACTCTTTCGATGTCTGCGGAACATTTCTATCACAGCCTTCCTGTGGAGAAGGGGTTTTTGTACAAGCGAAAAAATGTAACACATCCTAAGCCAAAGCATCGGAGCACATCGTCGCATACCTAAAGTTTTGCCCACTGATACAGTACAGTATAAAGTTGATTCCGAAGTTGGTGAtgaaaaataagtagcaatagtaCTGCACCAGCACGGTAAGATACGAATGGCCCGTCTGCAAGAAGGGAGAAAAACAAGATACCATGGTGGATGAGATTTTTCACAATTAATAACTGTCACCGGCGGCGGCACGTATGAGTGggcatttttttctgctctctcttgctctcctTCCCATAAAGGATCTTCGGGGACACGGGGATTTTCTTGAAAAACGGCTTATTATATTTTTCCCATCTATCAACCCACTCACCTCGACAAATGCCCGGACGCGCATGACGTAGCTCGGTAGATTGAGACACACAAATACCGAGGACACGATGAGCAGCATTTTGGTGACCTTCATCTGGGAGTGTAGCATCCGGTTTTCTCCTGTGGGCCGGTCACCGATGTCGCCAGTCACCACCGCCGCACCGCAAAGGAACAAACAGAGTATGTTAATGAATCGTGTGGCTATGCAAAAGTGAGCCCGGGCCCGGGCATTACACATTCCCCATACTCATGCTAGTACGCCTCAGGATGCCATTCCGTCCGTTcgggtgggtggaaaagtATTGGAAGCTTAGCTGCCGTCGGATTTCTAAATTCGATGGTTTTCTGTGTGCACggcaaacaaatgaaatgttgaaatttatttgcaaaccCCAACACAAAATCCATAACGCGTTGGAGCGCGACTGCGTTACCTTTTGGGCAGGGTCATGTTACGGCGCAATCCGGCGAAACGCCACACGGTAAAGCTGGTGACGGAGTTAAGGACGACGATTATGGTGAACGGCACGACAAACACTATCACTGTATCGATGTAgttgaaaatttccatttgagACTGTGAACGGGGAagcaaaatggtaaaataGTAAGCTTATTACGTGTGAACGATGCAAGCGAAGTGCTTTTCAAATGTGAAAGTCCGCGAGTTCTATGGGAAGAACTGTCAGTAGCACGTGTAATGAGATTTTACATCACGTTAATCAATTCCAGGCATGATATAGTCTGTTGTAAGGCTTTACATAGCAAAATCTAAATTAATTATAgtattttgtttgaaactgTGCAATGTTGGCTTCCTTGCACACTTTTCATGCACACCAATAATACTGAATTAAATAATTCTTCATAATTACAAATCCTTGTACAGCTATGGATCGGTATCTGGTGATTTATCCACTTCACTACGATGGTACAACGTTGGTGTAGATAGCGTATTGAAATATTCTGAGAATATTGACACAATATTGAGCAATTGAAGATAAAGATACGTTATTTAACAACAGTCTAAGAATTGCTGAAACATCTCTCTGCTAACTGATTACAGAAAATATAACTCCATTTCGCCTTTGAACAACACAAGCTTTCTAGCTTGTAGGAGCTTTTATAGAAGCATCTTTCAACTTGGTATTTGCTTGCGTAACTATTTTTTTAGATGAAGTCCTTGCATTGGTTTACATTccattaatttataaataatgcCACTTGTTAAGTTGAAAACCATGTTTCTTTGACTCTTTTATGTTGCTCGTCTGACAATTTCAAACATTGCTCTTACACGCTCTCATTCAAATGATAACACATGTATTCAAAAGGGTGGAGCTAGTTATTCCACTACAGTGAAGGGTTACATTTTAGGGGCTTGTTCAGGTTCAACTTCGTTTTGAAAGGTCTATTTTAACAGTATGTGCCGTGCGCCGAGTGAAAGCATTGCACTTTGAAGGATAGTATTGTACacgaattgatttattttaccttTTATAAGGTGTACGAGATTAATTCCAAGGCCAGAAAAATAACTCCACACCATGGAAGCACTTCGATCTTCATGTgcagaaatggaaattaagTGCAGTGCCATTGAATGATGATTggataatgttttattttgatactTCAAGATGCGGTCGACATCGCTCAGTTGAACCGGTTTTTCGAATTTTATCTCCGATACTAAATACTTATTCACCAGCCCACAGGAACATATTCGTTTATCGGTAATTCGCTGTCCAATTGGCCAATCAGGAACGTttaattgtacatttttttatttaagctTTCATTTTACAGCATcatagtttatttttaacgaaCCTGACAAGCAATAGCTCCTCTCAGCTGCTGTTGTCGATCGAGTATTACTTGCACTATATTTAACTCTTATCGTgcagatttttgataataaacGTGAAAGTGTGCTATATGCTTTGGAGTATTTGTCACATATTTTCTGTAGTACCAAGTGCTTTTTTGCCGTTCGGAAAcactatgaaaaaaaaacaatttaaacctattataattaaattataataggtttacaaacaaattataattaaatggCTGTAcgtacagtactggacaaaataatttatacgctttaactattctcaatattttcttcaatgTAATAGTTACAACAATGCTATTTTTAGGAAATTTGTTGCCCTATTATCAG encodes the following:
- the LOC126562691 gene encoding pancreatic triacylglycerol lipase-like; amino-acid sequence: MDFVSRLVRYGFVVLFALAIESSADLNYDKELQEVKMYFVSPALQDEMEAESFVPYQEFDVRKELKVLIHGWISDRTNNSITPVRTAYLAQDAHNLLVVDWSTISFLSYGTARDLVLPVANIVGNSLANFIQRLGIELSQVHVIGHSLGAHIAGNVGRHFGGQLRRVTALDPAKPKFKPESNDAVGPDVAQFVDVIHTDGLTLGEDIVRGHVDFFPNGGIAPQPGCEVLDIITLHGCSHFRAPAFFAESIQLPNNFIACACSREEIYRKDEICLPDARETSLRECVAMGESLDPGVRGTFYVHTASAPPYGLGYNTKSEPSI